TCCTCGACCTCTCCCCACCCAAAGATCCAACCGTCGAATATATTGAAGGCTCGGTGACCGATCCGGCGGTTGTCCGGCAGGCGGTCGAGGGTATGGACGCATTCATCTACATGGTTATGCAGCGGCCTACCAACCACGCTTCATCGGCAGCAGATTTTGATGATGTTATCGCCAACTATCAAGTCAACACAATGGGGCTTCATATTCTGCTACACGCAGCGGAAGCAGAAGGCATCACGCACGGCATTTATACAAGTACGTTCACTGTCCATGAACGGACACGGAATTGGTATCCATCTGAGGAAGAGGTTCCACTCGATAATCCCGGTGTATACGGCTTGACAAAAGGATTTGGGGAGCGGATCTGTCGATACTTCTGCCGTGAACACGGTATGTCGATCATCGCCCTACGAATCACCGGTC
This genomic stretch from Candidatus Poribacteria bacterium harbors:
- a CDS encoding NAD(P)-dependent oxidoreductase, which translates into the protein MKVLIVGGAGHVGTMTLPYMKSHHQFRVLDLSPPKDPTVEYIEGSVTDPAVVRQAVEGMDAFIYMVMQRPTNHASSAADFDDVIANYQVNTMGLHILLHAAEAEGITHGIYTSTFTVHERTRNWYPSEEEVPLDNPGVYGLTKGFGERICRYFCREHGMSIIALRITGPRTRQQWIEQRGQPRSNQVHIWVTDEEDLARAYLAGLSVEHTGFDAVFIAGDEEQQEINLSKAKRLLGWEPLTHTYVKTD